The following nucleotide sequence is from Microbacterium imperiale.
TGTTCCTCATCGACCACGCGGGGCTTCCGCTGAAGACGGTGCTCGAGCAGCTCGACATCCTCGGCGGGGAGGTCGTGCCGGTGCTGCGCAAGGAGCTCGCGCAGGGTCGCGGCGCCCAGGTGCCCGATGCCCCGACGCACGCCGCACGCGTCCGCGAGGTGTACGGCGACGGCCCCGCGCGCGAGGCGCGTCCCCGCGCCAACCGCGGTGACAACCTCAGCGGCCCCTCGCCCTACCAGGACGCTCCGGCGCCCGCGGGCTCGGCCTTCGGTGTGGCGGCAGCACGATGAGCGCCCGGCGTATCGCGGTCGTCTCGGCCGGTCTGTCCAACCCGTCCTCGACGCGCATGCTCGCCGACCGGCTCGCCACGGCGACGATCGCCGAGCTGGCGGCATCCGACGTCAGCGCGACGGCCGACGTCATCGAACTGCGGGATCTGGCGCACGACATCACGAACAACCTGCTGACGGGTTTCGCCCCGCCCGCGCTGGAGTCCGCGATCAACTCCGTGGTCTCGGCCGACGCGTTGATCGCCGTGACGCCGATCTTCTCGACGAGCTACTCGGGGCTGTTCAAGTCGTTCATCGATGTGCTCGACCCCGACTCGCTCACCGGCAAGCCCGTGCTCATCGGAGCGAACGCCGGCACGGCACGGCACTCGTTGGCGATCGACTACGCCATCCGTCCGCTGTTCGCGTACCTGCACGCGGCCCCGGTCTCGACCGGTGTGTTCGCCGCCTCGAGCGACTGGGGCAGCAAGGCCGATGACGTCGCGCCGCTGAGCGCCCGCGTCGACCGCGGCGCCCGCGAGCTGGCGGCGGCCATCATCGCCCGGGCGCCGCAGACCGACGCCGACCCGTTCGATCCGTCGACCTACCTCGGTGACGGCAAGTCGTTCGGTCACCTGCTAGGCGGTCTTGCGGGGGAGTGACCCGCGGGCTCAGGCCAGGACGACCTGCGAGAGCGACGTGAGCGGCATCCATTCCGGTGCCCGCAGCGTCGCTCTCGCCACGTCGGCGGCGACCAGC
It contains:
- a CDS encoding FMN reductase gives rise to the protein MSARRIAVVSAGLSNPSSTRMLADRLATATIAELAASDVSATADVIELRDLAHDITNNLLTGFAPPALESAINSVVSADALIAVTPIFSTSYSGLFKSFIDVLDPDSLTGKPVLIGANAGTARHSLAIDYAIRPLFAYLHAAPVSTGVFAASSDWGSKADDVAPLSARVDRGARELAAAIIARAPQTDADPFDPSTYLGDGKSFGHLLGGLAGE